In Mycoplasma sp. OR1901, the genomic window ACACTATTTTAGATGTTTATTCTGAAAATCCTAGCGGAATAGATCCGTATAATTTTGAAGATTACGTAACTAACGGTGGACGTAGAGAAGGTGATGGAACAAATAGAGAACATATGATTCCACAATCATGATTTAATAAACAATCCCCAATGAAAAGTGATGGACAATTTGTTTGACCTACTGATATTAAAGTAAATAACATGAGAAGTAATTTTCCGCACGGTATTGTATCAAACGTAACAAAAGTATCTAAGAATGGCTCTAAACTAGGTAGAAATAATAGAGGAAACACTGTTTTTGAGCCTGTTGATCAATTTAAAGGCGATATAGCACGTACATACTTATATTTTATAGCTACATATAACGATAAAAATATACGTAATGGTAATAGCATCTTTACAACATCCTTCCCATATATAAACGAACACTTTTTAGAAGTATATAAAATTTGAGATAAACAAGATTCGGTTGATATTTTTGATGTGACTAGAAATAATCAAACAGCAAAATATCAAAAAATTAGAAATCCGTTCATCGATTATCCTGATTTATATGAAAATATATTTGGAGAAAATCCAAAACCTTTTAAAAATAAAGGGGTTTTAATTAAAATTAATCAATAATACGTTTCATACGTATTATTTTTTAAACTAATAAAACAAAAAAACTATAAATACAAACAAATATGAAAAAAATATTTTTTTTAGTTTTTTTTATAAAAATGTTATATAATAATTTTCCAAGCCAATTTAGGGGTTTGGTGCAAATCTAACTAATCTTACATATACAATATAATAATTAGTTACAGTTATAATTTAAAATATATTAGTTTTTCTTTCTTGTTTATTTTTAAAGGTCAATACTCTCTCTTTCTCTCCTTTATAAATTTCAAAATATCATAATTAAAATTATTATTACTCTTTTTCCTTAGTTTCAATTAGTTAGATTTGTGAACAATACTTACATTACATTAATAATAACTCCTTTAATTAGGAGTTTTATTTTTATCAAAAAACTCACTTTTTATAAAGTGAGTTTTTCTCATTACATTTTTGAAATTTTTGTTCTGTAATCTTGATAAATTTGTGAAATGCTTTCATCTTCAAATGAAGCTTTAATAACTTTAGATAAGAATTCTGATAAAGAAATAATTTCTAATTTACTAAATTTAGAAGCTAATTCATAGTTATCAATACTGTCTGTAATAATTACTTTTTCAACATTAGGGTTGTTTTCAAACATCTCAAAACCTTTTGTGAAAATACCGTGTGTTGCGGCAACAACAACTTTTTTAGCACCGTTTTCTTTTAATGTATCAACTGCTTTTAAAATTGTTCCACCTGTATCGATAATATCATCAATAATAACAGCGTTTCTATTTTCGATGTTACCTAAAATACCCATAACTTCTGTTTTATTAACATCTGTTCTTCTTTTGTCAATAATACAAATTTGAACTGTATCAGCGATTAGTTCAGCTAATTTTCTAGCTCTAACTGTACCACCATGATCCGGTGAGACTACAGTAAATTTTTCCTTCATATTTTTTAAAGCCATAGCGATTGGGTATTGACCTTTTAAATCATCAACAGGGATATCAAAGAATCCTTGTATTGATGGGTTATGTAAGTCTACACAAGTAATTTTTGTTGCTCCGGCTGTTTGTAATAAGTCAGCCATTAATTTAGCACCAATAGGTTGTCTACCACTAGCTTTACGGTCTTGTCTTGCATAACCGTAGTAACTTAAAACTATATTAATTGATTTTGCACTAGCTCTTTTTAATGCATCGATAAAGAGTAATAACTCCATCATGTTTTCGTTTACAGGTCTACTTGTACTTGCAATAACAAAAACATCTCTATTTCTTACTGTTTGACCAGGAACAAGCATTGTTTCTCCATCGGCATAAACAGTTCTTTCAACTTTAGAAAGAGGTAACTCTAATAATTCAGAAACTTTGGTTGCTAATTTAGTAGAATTATTCATTCCAAATAATACACAATCTTTTTTATTCATTTACTTCTCTTTTCTTTTTTGTTTAATATAAATATATTTTACAACTAAAAGCAAAAAAATAGGCACAACTTTATGAAATAGTTGTGCCTATAAGTATTATTCTTTTCAATCTAATAAGTTAGGATGTGTAGGATTACTGTTAATAGTTTCACCTGTTATTTTACCGTTTCTAACATGGATAACTTTATCAGCAATACGTTCAATGTATTGGTTGTGAGTAACCATAACGATTGTTATTCCGTATTTTTTATTTATATCATATAAGTAACTTAAAACTAATTTAGTAGTTTTATCATCTAAAGCACCTGTAGGTTCATCAGCAAAAATAATATCTGAGTTTTTAGATAGAGCTCTTAAAATAGAAATACGTTGTTGTTGACCACCTGACATTTGAGAAGGATATTTATTTTTAACATCTTCCATATCAAAATCTTTAAATAATTGGTCTATATTTAATCTTTTATCTTTATCTTTTTGTAAGTAAGCACCTGTTTCTACGTTGTCATAACCTGATAAATTTTGTAGTAAATTATAGTTCTGGAAAATGAAACTAACATTTTTTCTTCTGAACAATGTTAATTGTAAATCGTTTAAATATGGTAAGTTTGTATCACAAACTATAATGTTACCACGTGAAGGACGGTCTAGTCCACTAATTAAGTTTAATAGTGTTGATTTACCTCCTCCGGATTTACCAAAAATCATTACGAATTCACCTTTATTTATGCTTAAAGAAACATTTTTTAAAACTCTAGTAACTGTATTACCAGAAAGGTAATATTTACTTACATTTCTAACTTCGATGATTTTACCAGGATCGTTTTTTAATGTTTTAAATTCATCTTTTGGTCTTCTTCTATTTGCAGCTTTATTTAATTTTCTAGCAATAGATCTATCAACAATCATTTTAGTACTGTTTGTATCTGAATCAAGTACTTCAAAAACATTTTTTCTATTTATTTTTTGATTTAAATCTTTTTTAGAAACAACAACAGGTTCAACGTTGTTTACTTCTGTTGTAATTTCTTGTGTATCTTTATCAGTCATTATTTTCCTTT contains:
- a CDS encoding ABC transporter ATP-binding protein; this translates as MTDKDTQEITTEVNNVEPVVVSKKDLNQKINRKNVFEVLDSDTNSTKMIVDRSIARKLNKAANRRRPKDEFKTLKNDPGKIIEVRNVSKYYLSGNTVTRVLKNVSLSINKGEFVMIFGKSGGGKSTLLNLISGLDRPSRGNIIVCDTNLPYLNDLQLTLFRRKNVSFIFQNYNLLQNLSGYDNVETGAYLQKDKDKRLNIDQLFKDFDMEDVKNKYPSQMSGGQQQRISILRALSKNSDIIFADEPTGALDDKTTKLVLSYLYDINKKYGITIVMVTHNQYIERIADKVIHVRNGKITGETINSNPTHPNLLDWKE
- a CDS encoding ribose-phosphate pyrophosphokinase, producing the protein MNKKDCVLFGMNNSTKLATKVSELLELPLSKVERTVYADGETMLVPGQTVRNRDVFVIASTSRPVNENMMELLLFIDALKRASAKSINIVLSYYGYARQDRKASGRQPIGAKLMADLLQTAGATKITCVDLHNPSIQGFFDIPVDDLKGQYPIAMALKNMKEKFTVVSPDHGGTVRARKLAELIADTVQICIIDKRRTDVNKTEVMGILGNIENRNAVIIDDIIDTGGTILKAVDTLKENGAKKVVVAATHGIFTKGFEMFENNPNVEKVIITDSIDNYELASKFSKLEIISLSEFLSKVIKASFEDESISQIYQDYRTKISKM